The following nucleotide sequence is from Apium graveolens cultivar Ventura chromosome 4, ASM990537v1, whole genome shotgun sequence.
tccAGGCTCATAAAGTCGAAGTTCTGACGGACCAACCCTTGAGGAACATTTTTTATAGTACAAAGGCTAGTAGAAGGCTCATCAAGTGGGaaattgagttaggagaatttgacatcaagtacaagcctcgAACGGTTATCAAGGCTCAGGCCTTAGTAGACTTCATGGTTGAATGCACCATTAACGACCAAGAAGTTGGGGGACAAGAGATAGTAACCCCGGATGGAGGATAAAAAAAGAAGGATAAATAAATGACCctgaaagagtattgggttcttcATTTTGATGGAGCGTCCAAAACAAAATCTAGTGGTGCGGGCCTAGTCTTGCAAAGTCCCGATAGGTTCatgattgagtatgctttgaagttggacttCCCAACTATCAACAACAaagcagaatatgaagcattgatagtcggcttaggcttggctagagccATGAGGGCGAAAAATCTGAAGTTCTATGTAGACTCAAGACTTATAGTTGCTCAAGTTAATGGAGAGTTTGAAGTCAAAGATAATACTATGGCCAAGTACCTGAGAGCCGTGAATGGAATACTGACTCAGTTTGAAGAATGGTACACCGAGCATGTTTCGTGAGAAGAGAACACTACGGCTGATGCTGTGATGCCCTctaaatccggggtctagatttgggagtcactGACCGATAAACTACAATATAATAGACACAGCAGAATAATATAATAAAGATGACCCCTTGCATGGAATTGGATCGATCACAGCTTATAGTATGAAACCGACGCTAATACAAACTaaatgttattacaacccataagtctatttagttttacaaactattcaaattttattacaaacctctagactagtcaAGTGTCccaaacagtctacctggaaaacacaccaaactatttacaagtatACAACTCCTGATGAAACCTgggactcaagcctgctctgacttagctgaaaggctagaataataaacaagtatgagcgaaagagatgctcagcaagcagtataaaatgtatgcttgaaatgataaaccacattttgATAATATCTGAATACTAGGATATAACCAGTGATATTTGATCAACAATAGAAGATAAATAAGTTATAAACAAAtaacgataatttttagattggaatttttcaccgacggacgtactatcacatgctgattaGCCCGTGTGATACCACTGGAATATggttcgtagaaacatgtcccaaaacatgagtactcaaataaaaaggcaatatatttgcctgtggcaaaagttgtattataatatttcatataatacatagcCCTTCGTTGGACCGTCCGCCCaggtcacttacgcattcatccaatccataaaacatttttaatcaaaggagctgaatcaaatgacatccttaacaatataactcccaatttcacatggtccggagtcatctcaacaactgctggcgaaataactagaacaattagttattcgctaatttCATCTTAAAGTtctactgtatagagtaatttgcagcgaaatataaaatgttgaactattctaaacttagaatagggaAGATATACTTGCATGATTATGATTAAACAATCTGATAAGTAAACTATtaaactattctgaaattagaatagtaTGTAAAGTTGGATTTGGTATATAAATAAACAAAGTAATACAccattctgaatttagaataggtgAGAAAAGTTGTATGGTATGCTCGATAACTTTTCACTATAATTCTGACTTATAACTGCGGGCTACTGACTACGTCTAACACTTGATTGCATttcttgctactcgattctataaacaaaaggactatctcaATTCACAGAACCAACTCAGTCGACGTAACTATACATCTTGacgtctacccgatcgtttataactaatcatggtattttaaaactgtaaatagatagcatgcatatcacgtagaATGTAATCATTcttataacacgtaatcacataattcacGTAACACATAAGTCACATTGTCAAAACCAAGGTCTCaatacgtttagaattgaaatcaggtCACTAACAGTATTTTTCGATCAGATATCGACTCATAATGATTCACAATTCAGATGACCTTTCATTACAAAAGAAATTAGGCCTTAAAAGTATTTTTAGTGGAACGACAATCTTTTTTTGAGtttatacgcgttcgtttcgtattaaacggatgaacggtttatttattacgactaaaataagaaataaatagaaataataacattaattaatttttaaatacctaaatataaattttaaaagctcaaaaataatttttaggaattatttgaattaattataaataattatattttttaactattttaaataaaattaattgattaaatgaattaatcatttaattaaatttataaataattacttaaaataaattataaataattaaatataattttgattttttgaaaataataagagaaaataagttttggaatttaaaataattaattaaatgattttcaaaatttacaaataataattaaataattttgaaattaaaagaaatgatttttagaaaataaaatgaatttggatttatttttaaaacaaaaatctaGGAAACAAATTTGGAAATTTGGAAACAAAAATCCCATCGGAGTTCTTATAAACCCAGATTCCGACCCCAATTTCCGTCCACCACGAAAAATTTCGACAAGGTCTTGTCAGCCTTAACTAGCCCCGATTCGAATGATTTTTGTATGCGGTTCAGTCCTAAACAATCAGAAAAAATACCTAGCAACTACCAGCCACTAGAATCATTGACTATAAGGACTcgtgaattttttttaaaattatttaaatatgtgaatatgaaaattattaaataaataaaatatgtgtattggttttgaccgctgcgtgttgtttgattagtagctatgtgtgatttatggtgtaccggattgtccgcgtgattaattctGGAGCCGTGttgaaattatttttactttcaaaagtggattaagtgcaaatttatttgcataaatatttggaatatctctaaaattgttcttatggttctataatttcaataattatttttaggactttataaaattgagagaTCAATATTTCatgaattatttatttttaaataattttatgagtatgtttaatggtaaaatccatatttaattatagaaatattcaaaaattatggaacctatattttattaagttcgtattattctgagaattttaaaattattttggaaattttcgggactaatttcacccgcacgttgattcgtttattcgttaaatgcgggtatgagttacgtttcaaaaattgtttaaaaattatgaaaatttaattttatttatattttattattccgagaattttagtAATTATTTGGTACTTTTCCCGATCAATTTTAATTGTAGATTGTTCGATATAATGTGTTATGCGAGATGGAAACCGGGCTCTCGGGGATAACAGAGACACATGTCAACTTCTTATAAAAATAAATTGACACGTATCTATTCCAAATGATACGTGTAGTGCAGTGGattgaaagaaaaaaaaattaaaattatatcaCACCCTAAACCCCCCCTCCATTCGTCTCTCTCTGAAATCTCTTTCGCCCTCTCATCTCGATCTCCCTCATCATCTCTCCGTATATCTCCACCCTCCTCTCTCTTTTTCTTTATTTCTCCCTCCCCTTCTTTTCTCCCTTTTCTCCCCAGTTTTCTGAGGTGTTGTCGTCGCCCTTCTTCTGGCGACCTTCCGGTACCATGGTTCCTTTGTTCCGTTTTGTTCGagcatatatgtatatatatgtctCTGTATATATGATTATATGTATCTGTGTGGGAGGTATTGTGTGTTTATGTGTTACTGTGTGTGTGTTATGTGTTTACCTGTGTTGTGTGTGTGCGAGGCAAGGTGTGTGTGTTAAGGAGGCGTCGAGTGAGGCGCGTGTTCTTGCTGTTgtgttttggttcgaatggttTCACGCTGTTATTCTGTTTGGGTTTCCATATTTTGTGCAGAAATTAGATGACTAATATTCGTGAAATTAATGGCTCTTTCCGAAAATGACTTTTATAAATAATCGATAGAATTTCACGCTGGAAACTCGAGAATTAATCGGGTATCCGCGAAATTTTGTCGCCGTCGACGATGATTTTtacgagccgacggtggacggtgatgatataatcctgagtcctaatattttaattaaattaattaattcgtgaaattatccttgaaacgagaatttgatttttacattaaagtcgagtacgtaatttagttgacgaattgtgattggattgactgttgggttgaactggtggttgggattgtggttgttgtgaattggattgttgttattgaattgacgtcgactgatgtttcgacgggtagtccgataaacaaaggagacgctgcccgatttccgggaaactgaattatgtaaatacgggaacgtatccaatgattattgggacgtcgagtgactatacatatatgtgtatgttttatatacgaaacttggttgtacgatgtactgaaatattttgccaaatcgataaccctgatttcgtaaaataaagagtatatatattttccgaaaacgaacaccgaaccgatcttcgagattgtgAATCCTATTTGTTGTGTGTGctattataatattcataattacgagtcgggtttgaataacgttgggtaagaattagtatcgaggatatgtcaagcatacctagacatctaacatagagtatttcgaccttgtaggttctagtcgggaaaccgaaagtggacgatggactaaagatgacctaaTAGTCAATCGACGAGCCCAGTAGAGTTTTAATAGAAAAACCTGAAtatcgaagtcgaatccaatgtgatctagtggttagacgttaaagcctgagcggtaGAGTCGGCTCGGatttgatcagtaatagttgtaaagccctgtaaggcaagcacttctaaacctttttcaagatataatgcaaatgtttctaaattctctcgtgaaatattgttaagtattcaaaatagctctgttttatactgtaagtACTTTAAATCATACAACCTTGAACCCGAATCACCTCACTTGattcttgagccataagccttaaatttttcataaaccatcctttgttgattttcagataccaaatcacacaagtataacactactccccaaatgtataactaccaaacaccaaacactggaacaaaattatttgaaaacgcagaaacttttatactccaaccactCTTCagaacatcaaagaactataccttgaaaaatcagtattcgtctaatacctgatcattttataAACTGAAAATCGTTTCCTATACATACCCTAATATActcttgagatatccatgagtttccttacgtttttatttaagtgtttaaccatcattgattatgatcttgttttatcgaattatattgtttatcatattgaactactttaggattggatagttttatatatgtggaccagattcgtggtaagaccataccaatggtcaagttaggccaatgtgtgccttggatccagtaattagagtagtgttgtgtgcttgctcggggttagagcgtgactgatcagtagcataaccttggtttttaaaacttaaaatgaatatccaattctaatgattgtttagaaataaacttgattcctctgaatcatctcatttgatcattgattaacctcagttattgtcattgtgatttgctgagctagttagtttactcttgcaaatctttttatgtattctacagttaagaaggatacggttgatagcgagatttcccagttcaatgttcgagctaggattccagattgagttggatcgagctagcaggagcttattgcggtagtgagatagtaagattgaaagaataattttattatcagctgtaagttaaattagttgggttttggtacgatataataaaagttaaggttgtggcttgtttccatactttaacctgttgcgatccgtggttacgTAAAGCAGGATTATAGGAAATAgtatcttatatacaggtttatatattgtgtttgtattgtggaccccaaacttctgacccgggtttggagggcgccacaggttggtatcagagctacaggttataagtcactgaaataagcctagattgtcgggattgggtagagggttaggattaggaataggaagtaggaaggtaagtcatcgtgaggttgagtgcgattgaATAGTAGGTCTTCGGCacggttcgtattgcgattcaggattcttagctggcgacgtgatttccagacaacggcaatggcagatcctgatttccctataTCATCTTATCTCTTGGAGCCTTCCATTCGAGGATCATCATCTTTTCTcggatttgatttgcaccttgttcctccatcaatATTAATgatattaccttctgttatgacagttgcacctctttaagttattctacgctattctaccacctcttgttattagactacctatttaagaacctccattcgtttattcttattttactggacattcgATTGTGAGTGTATCCCTTCAGTTTCCCCTATACCCTGTTTTATACTgccagtttagaacttgtcctatggAGCAATTGTACCTATGAGTATGGATTCGGGAgttgcagtaaatggtgagtattgagatacaaataaaggtgagaagaagtttaggaaaaagattcaagtgttccggaggatagctgttattaggttacaagaagctattagtgaTTAAGCCAACCGTGATTAGTTGTGGGATGGTTTAGATAAATTATGAAaaagttagagagaaaagtataaatctggaatatttatagaattaaatgatggtgctatgataaatgcgatatgtaaagcagtgatgtgatatgagcaaattttggttctatgaaatagacttgttgactattggatagtctgttccccTTAACGATTATAAAGTTGATGATGGAAatattaccagtatgggagctttgatgtgaagctacgaataaggtaacatgcaacgacaactgaagttttcgtcgattaaggaaggcaaattgactcgataaaggagaaaaggtagatcaAAGTGAACTGACTTTTATgtaattgtttctttaatttggtaccttgttataggtcagaaggacaacaaccaactcatatagtaaagACAACCAGAATtgcaattttcaaaatttttaacaagttttcgaaaaagatatTTCCTTACAAagtttctaaaagcctttttgaataaaataagttttaaacattggttgtcaagttactacttgagtttcttgtttgttaaaagacccggattacctggaaggatgtttgtttcagatttagtattgttaattcagagaacaaagtaacccgcgattatgaagaagttgattattcttgacggtttgacaaggttaataacagaattCGCGTATAGAATGATTattcatccagttgcagagaccattaaagtttaaaggaTTCATTAATTTAACAGAAGCCTGGACATGACtaaagaagattgggaagaatTCCAGACCTTTCCAAAAGAAGGATATTAtcaacaaaaggatcgttatgttgaatgattcagggttattctaaattgggaagaggaaactcgaggttatctggtagGGACGCCGTCATGATTGAATTGCTAAAGTATTATATGggtaggtgcgatgttaaagacgcaagacgtgacgAGTAAAAATTTACCATAAAGCTTAATTTGCGAAcatttcaacgtactttctaaagttgttatatggaacaatgggaatatgatcgaacaagctcgaagAATGGATACAAGtaaaatgtggatggtgaccaatggtgtcATTCCTATCTttaatattacagcgtatattcctttttaattcctaaagatagatgaacttcttttcttaatgaactccttatgatgatatcaaaaaggaggatgttGCATTCCTTTCAGATTTAATTGTTTTTCCCCCCAAATTTACTTCTGAGGGGACAAATAGtattatggtgagacgctttgtcggaatgacgaagagtcgggtgggacgccacctaatcatctgttgtatgccatatggtatgaaagactggtcatcttaagtaccaatgtggttgtctcattcatatccaaatccttgtttcttctttcttttcaactctaatttttatTGAACTGTGAATCCCTCTggttgtttcgttgtactgtcgttctttgcaagaatTTTTTTAACAAGAAATtaacgtattatggaccaagcgggcaaagttccatctacctctcacacatggaaagaaaacaagggcatatgacgagaattgcaaatcactagcccatTCAGGGATGCACTAaaaatcaagggaatctactccaataaagaatacgtcttcgagaacgagaatatgcgattttcctgtgaaatatattattcagaatacggacgtgatgacatggatgattatggtgaataccttacacgttaaagtattaaaagatgtgagagaaacttaattgtttatctttcaaggttttgttgataagatgaattaccctgttaaATTGATAAGATTGGGAAGAAAGGACTAACAAGTCAAGAACGTGAAATTGTTGAACAAGTGAGTACCAACGGTGGAATTGAaattcctggcaataagttgtgaataattgatatcatggaagataagaggatttgacgATATTCTAAGGCATGGATTAACTATTAAAacgtgatgtccagacagaccgtcgtgatgaaaagataattctgaggacgccaaatgagaaggtgatgaaAGACATATGTCacagcctattt
It contains:
- the LOC141718528 gene encoding uncharacterized protein LOC141718528; its protein translation is MTLKEYWVLHFDGASKTKSSGAGLVLQSPDRFMIEYALKLDFPTINNKAEYEALIVGLGLARAMRAKNLKFYVDSRLIVAQVNGEFEVKDNTMAKYLRAVNGILTQFEEWYTEHVS